A portion of the Pseudomonas synxantha BG33R genome contains these proteins:
- a CDS encoding glutamate/aspartate ABC transporter substrate-binding protein yields the protein MRIVPHILGAAIAAALISTPVFAAELTGTLKKINDSGTITLAHRDSSIPFSYIADGSGKPVGYSHDIQLAVVEQLKKDLNKPDLKAKYNLVTSQTRIPLIQNGTADLECGSTTNNAERAQQVDFTVNIFEIGTRLLVKKDKEGKPSYADFADLKGKNVVTTAGTTSERIIKAMNADKQMGMNVISAKDHGESFQMLESGRAVAFMMDDALLAGEEAKAKKPDDWVITGTPQSFEAYACMVRKGDPDFKKAVDDAIVALYKSGEINKIYAKWFESPIPPKGLNLNFPMSDKVKELIANPSDKPAPEVKI from the coding sequence ATGCGTATCGTTCCCCATATCCTGGGCGCAGCTATCGCTGCTGCTCTGATCAGCACTCCAGTTTTCGCCGCAGAACTCACCGGCACGCTGAAGAAAATCAACGACTCCGGCACCATCACTCTCGCTCACCGCGACAGCTCTATTCCGTTTTCCTACATTGCGGATGGTTCGGGCAAACCCGTGGGCTACTCCCACGACATTCAGTTGGCCGTCGTTGAACAACTGAAAAAAGACCTGAACAAACCCGACCTGAAAGCCAAATACAACCTGGTGACCTCGCAAACCCGTATCCCGTTGATCCAGAACGGCACCGCGGACCTGGAATGCGGCTCCACCACCAACAACGCCGAACGCGCCCAGCAAGTCGACTTCACCGTCAACATCTTCGAAATCGGCACCCGCCTGCTGGTCAAGAAAGACAAGGAAGGCAAGCCGTCCTACGCTGACTTTGCCGACCTCAAAGGCAAGAACGTCGTGACCACCGCCGGCACCACGTCCGAGCGCATCATCAAGGCGATGAACGCCGACAAGCAGATGGGCATGAACGTTATCTCCGCCAAAGACCACGGCGAATCCTTCCAGATGCTCGAAAGCGGCCGTGCCGTTGCGTTCATGATGGACGACGCGCTGCTGGCCGGTGAAGAAGCCAAGGCCAAGAAGCCGGATGACTGGGTTATCACCGGCACTCCGCAGTCCTTCGAAGCCTATGCCTGCATGGTTCGCAAAGGCGACCCGGACTTCAAGAAAGCCGTGGATGACGCCATTGTCGCCCTGTACAAGTCCGGCGAGATCAACAAGATCTACGCCAAATGGTTCGAAAGCCCAATCCCACCGAAGGGCCTGAACCTGAACTTCCCGATGAGCGACAAGGTCAAGGAGCTGATCGCCAACCCAAGCGACAAACCAGCGCCAGAAGTAAAAATCTGA
- the glpD gene encoding glycerol-3-phosphate dehydrogenase yields MNPSTLPAPPLAEVYDVAVIGGGINGVGIAADAAGRGLSVFLCEKDDLASHTSSASSKLIHGGLRYLEHYEFRLVREALAEREVLLAKAPHIVKQMRFVLPHRPHLRPAWMIRAGLFLYDHLGKREKLAGSKSLKFGADSPLKSEITKGFEYSDCWVDDARLVVLNAMAAREKGAHIHTQTRCVSAKRSNGLWEMNMERADGSLFSIRARALVNAAGPWVAKFIRDDLKLDSPYGIRLIQGSHLIVPRLYEGAHAHILQNEDQRIVFTIPYLNHLTIIGTTDREYTGDPAAVAITEGETDYMLKVVNAHFKKQLSREDIVHTYSGVRPLCNDESDNPSAITRDYTLSLSGGTGEAPILSVFGGKLTTYRKLAESAMAQLAPYFTQMRPSWTATASLPGGENMSTPEALAEAIRNKFDWVPSEIARRWSTTYGSRTWRLLEGVQSLADLGDHLGGGLYTREVDYLCAEEWVTQPQDVLWRRTKLGLFTTPQEQENLQRYLSKVEQSRSKIEAA; encoded by the coding sequence ATGAACCCTTCCACCTTGCCTGCTCCACCGCTTGCCGAAGTCTATGACGTTGCCGTAATTGGTGGCGGGATCAACGGCGTCGGCATTGCAGCAGACGCAGCCGGTCGCGGGTTGTCGGTATTCCTTTGCGAAAAGGATGACTTGGCCAGCCATACGTCGTCGGCCAGCAGCAAGCTGATCCACGGTGGTCTGCGTTATCTGGAACATTACGAATTCCGCCTGGTGCGTGAAGCCCTCGCCGAGCGTGAAGTACTGCTGGCCAAGGCCCCGCACATCGTCAAGCAAATGCGCTTCGTCCTGCCACACCGCCCGCACCTGCGCCCGGCGTGGATGATTCGTGCCGGTCTGTTCCTTTATGACCACTTGGGCAAGCGCGAAAAGCTGGCGGGCTCCAAAAGCCTCAAGTTCGGCGCCGACAGCCCACTCAAAAGCGAAATCACCAAGGGCTTTGAATACTCCGACTGCTGGGTCGACGACGCCCGCCTGGTGGTACTCAACGCCATGGCTGCCCGCGAGAAAGGCGCGCACATCCACACGCAGACCCGTTGCGTCAGCGCCAAGCGCAGCAACGGCTTGTGGGAAATGAACATGGAACGTGCCGACGGCAGCCTGTTCTCGATCCGCGCACGCGCGCTGGTGAATGCCGCCGGCCCGTGGGTAGCCAAATTCATCAGGGACGACCTGAAGCTGGATTCGCCTTATGGCATTCGCCTGATCCAGGGCAGCCACCTGATCGTGCCAAGACTGTACGAGGGTGCCCATGCGCATATCCTGCAGAACGAAGACCAACGCATCGTCTTCACCATTCCGTACCTGAACCACCTGACCATCATCGGCACCACCGATCGCGAATACACGGGCGACCCGGCTGCAGTTGCGATTACCGAAGGTGAAACCGACTACATGCTCAAGGTGGTCAACGCGCACTTCAAGAAGCAACTGAGCCGCGAGGATATCGTCCACACGTATTCCGGTGTGCGCCCACTGTGCAATGACGAATCGGACAACCCGTCGGCCATTACGCGTGACTACACCTTGTCGCTGTCCGGCGGTACCGGCGAAGCGCCGATCCTGTCGGTGTTCGGCGGCAAGCTGACCACCTATCGCAAGCTGGCCGAATCGGCCATGGCCCAACTGGCGCCGTACTTTACCCAGATGCGCCCAAGCTGGACCGCCACCGCCAGCCTGCCCGGCGGCGAAAACATGAGCACGCCTGAAGCGCTGGCCGAAGCCATCCGCAACAAGTTCGACTGGGTGCCGAGCGAGATCGCCCGCCGCTGGTCCACCACTTATGGCAGCCGCACCTGGCGCCTATTGGAAGGCGTGCAATCGCTGGCTGACCTCGGTGACCACCTGGGTGGCGGCCTGTATACCCGCGAAGTCGACTACCTGTGCGCCGAAGAGTGGGTGACCCAACCGCAGGACGTGCTGTGGCGCCGTACCAAGCTTGGCCTGTTCACCACACCGCAGGAGCAGGAAAACCTGCAGCGTTACCTGTCCAAGGTCGAGCAGAGCCGCAGCAAGATCGAAGCGGCCTGA
- a CDS encoding DeoR/GlpR family transcriptional regulator has protein sequence MNLPPRQQQILELVRERGYVSIEEMAQLFVVTPQTIRRDINQLADANLLRRYHGGAAYDSSVENTAYAMRADQMRDEKQRIGEAIAAQIPDHASLFINIGTTTESIARALLNHSHLKIITNNLNVATMLSAKDDFDVLLTGGNVRRDGGVVGQASVDFINQFKVDFALVGISGIDEDGSLLDFDYQEVRVSQAIIANARQVILAADSSKFGRNAMIRLGPISLVDCLVTDQQPVPALVQVLNEHKVRLEVV, from the coding sequence ATGAATCTGCCTCCCCGCCAACAACAAATCCTCGAACTGGTCCGCGAACGCGGCTACGTCAGTATCGAGGAAATGGCGCAGCTATTCGTTGTCACCCCGCAAACCATCCGCCGCGATATCAACCAGCTGGCGGACGCCAATCTGCTGCGCCGCTACCACGGCGGCGCGGCCTATGACTCCAGTGTCGAGAACACTGCGTACGCCATGCGGGCCGATCAGATGCGTGACGAGAAGCAACGCATCGGCGAAGCGATCGCCGCTCAGATTCCCGACCATGCCTCGCTGTTCATCAACATCGGCACCACCACCGAATCCATCGCTCGTGCGCTGCTCAATCACAGCCACCTGAAAATCATCACCAATAACCTCAACGTCGCCACCATGCTCAGTGCCAAGGACGACTTCGATGTGTTGCTGACCGGCGGCAACGTGCGCCGCGATGGCGGCGTGGTGGGCCAGGCCAGTGTCGATTTCATCAATCAGTTCAAGGTGGACTTTGCCCTGGTAGGTATCAGCGGGATCGACGAGGACGGCAGCCTGCTGGACTTCGATTACCAGGAGGTGCGGGTTTCCCAGGCCATCATCGCCAATGCGCGGCAGGTGATCCTGGCGGCAGACTCCAGCAAATTCGGGCGCAATGCCATGATTCGCCTGGGGCCGATCAGCCTCGTGGATTGCCTGGTGACTGACCAGCAGCCGGTGCCGGCGCTGGTGCAAGTGCTGAATGAACACAAGGTGCGGCTGGAAGTGGTGTAG
- the glpK gene encoding glycerol kinase GlpK: protein MTDLQNKNYIIALDQGTTSSRAIIFDRDANVVCTAQREFVQHYPQAGWVEHDPMEIFATQSAVMVEALAQAGLHHDQVAAIGITNQRETTVVWDKITGRPIYNAIVWQCRRSTEICQQLKRDGHEQYISDTTGLVTDPYFSGTKLKWILDNVEGSRERARNGELLFGTVDSWLIWKFTGGKTHVTDYTNASRTMLFNIHTLEWDAKMLEILDIPREMLPEVKSSSEIYGRTKSGIAIGGIAGDQQAALFGQMCVEAGQAKNTYGTGCFLLMNTGDKAVKSKHGMLTTIACGPRGEVAYALEGAVFNGGSTVQWLRDELKIINDAHDTEYFAGKVKDSNGVYLVPAFTGLGAPYWDPYARGALFGLTRGVRVDHIIRAALESIAYQTRDVLDAMQQDSGERLKALRVDGGAVANNFLMQFQADILGTQVERPQMRETTALGAAYLAGLACGFWGSLEELRGKAVIEREFEPQLDEAAKEKLYAGWQKAVSRTRDWEPHEGAE, encoded by the coding sequence ATGACCGACCTTCAGAATAAGAACTACATCATTGCCCTCGATCAGGGCACCACCAGCTCGCGGGCGATCATCTTCGATCGCGACGCCAACGTGGTGTGCACCGCGCAACGTGAATTCGTCCAACACTACCCGCAGGCCGGCTGGGTTGAGCATGACCCGATGGAAATCTTCGCCACCCAAAGCGCGGTGATGGTAGAGGCGCTGGCCCAGGCCGGCTTGCACCATGATCAGGTTGCCGCCATCGGTATCACCAACCAGCGTGAAACCACCGTGGTCTGGGATAAAATCACCGGTCGCCCGATCTACAACGCCATCGTCTGGCAGTGCCGACGCAGCACCGAAATTTGCCAGCAACTCAAGCGCGACGGCCATGAGCAGTACATCAGCGACACTACCGGTCTGGTTACCGACCCGTACTTCTCCGGCACCAAGCTCAAGTGGATCCTCGACAACGTCGAAGGCAGCCGCGAACGTGCGCGCAATGGCGAGCTGTTGTTCGGCACCGTCGACAGCTGGCTGATCTGGAAATTTACCGGCGGCAAGACCCACGTCACCGACTACACCAACGCGTCGCGCACCATGCTCTTTAACATCCACACGCTGGAGTGGGATGCGAAGATGCTGGAGATTCTCGACATCCCGCGGGAAATGCTCCCCGAAGTGAAGTCGTCCTCCGAAATCTACGGCCGCACCAAAAGTGGTATCGCCATTGGCGGTATTGCCGGTGACCAACAGGCCGCGCTGTTCGGCCAGATGTGCGTCGAAGCCGGCCAGGCCAAGAACACCTATGGCACCGGTTGCTTCCTGCTGATGAACACCGGCGACAAGGCGGTGAAATCCAAGCACGGCATGCTCACCACCATCGCCTGCGGCCCCCGCGGTGAAGTGGCTTACGCTCTGGAAGGCGCGGTATTCAATGGTGGCTCCACTGTGCAATGGCTGCGTGACGAACTGAAAATCATCAACGACGCCCACGACACCGAATACTTCGCCGGCAAGGTCAAGGACAGCAACGGCGTGTATCTGGTACCCGCCTTTACCGGCCTGGGCGCACCGTACTGGGACCCGTATGCCCGTGGCGCGCTGTTCGGCCTGACACGAGGCGTACGCGTGGACCACATCATTCGTGCGGCGCTGGAGTCGATTGCCTACCAGACCCGCGACGTACTCGACGCCATGCAGCAGGACTCGGGCGAACGCCTCAAGGCCCTGCGCGTGGACGGTGGGGCGGTCGCCAACAACTTCCTGATGCAATTTCAGGCCGACATCCTCGGCACTCAGGTCGAACGCCCACAAATGCGCGAGACCACGGCCCTCGGCGCCGCCTACCTGGCTGGCCTGGCGTGTGGTTTCTGGGGCAGCCTGGAGGAGTTGCGTGGCAAGGCGGTGATCGAGCGCGAGTTCGAACCACAGCTGGATGAAGCAGCCAAAGAGAAACTCTACGCCGGCTGGCAAAAAGCGGTGAGCCGCACCCGTGACTGGGAACCGCACGAAGGCGCTGAATAA
- a CDS encoding MIP/aquaporin family protein, translating into MTTALQQPSLSSQCMAEFLGTALLIFFGTGCVAALKVAGASFGLWEISIIWGIGVSMAIYLSAGISGAHLNPAVSIALCLFADFEKRKLPFYILAQVAGAFCSAALVYTLYSNLFFDYEQTHQMVRGSQASLELASVFSTYPHALLSTAQAFLVEMVITAILMGVIMALTDDNNGLPRGPLAPLLIGLLIAVIGSAMGPLTGFAMNPARDFGPKLMTFFAGWGEMAFTGGRDIPYFLVPIFAPIVGACLGAAAYRGLIARHLPSAAPAIAETPDTAVNGKTRIS; encoded by the coding sequence ATGACAACTGCTCTTCAACAGCCTTCACTTTCGAGCCAATGCATGGCCGAGTTCCTGGGCACTGCGCTGCTGATCTTCTTCGGTACCGGTTGCGTCGCTGCGCTCAAGGTCGCGGGTGCGAGCTTTGGGTTATGGGAAATCAGCATCATCTGGGGGATCGGCGTCAGCATGGCGATCTACCTGAGTGCCGGTATTTCCGGGGCTCACCTCAACCCGGCGGTCAGTATCGCCCTATGCCTTTTTGCCGACTTCGAAAAACGCAAACTGCCCTTCTATATTCTCGCCCAGGTCGCCGGCGCATTCTGCTCCGCCGCACTGGTGTACACGCTCTACAGCAATCTTTTTTTCGATTACGAACAAACCCACCAGATGGTCCGTGGCTCCCAGGCCAGCCTGGAACTGGCGTCGGTGTTTTCCACCTATCCCCATGCATTGCTGAGCACGGCCCAGGCATTTCTGGTGGAAATGGTCATCACCGCAATATTGATGGGCGTGATCATGGCCCTCACCGACGACAACAACGGCCTGCCTCGCGGCCCGCTGGCTCCGCTGCTGATCGGTTTATTGATCGCCGTGATTGGTAGCGCCATGGGCCCGCTGACCGGCTTTGCGATGAACCCGGCACGGGACTTCGGGCCCAAGCTGATGACCTTTTTCGCCGGTTGGGGTGAAATGGCCTTTACTGGCGGTCGCGATATTCCTTACTTCCTGGTACCGATATTCGCCCCGATTGTCGGTGCTTGCCTCGGTGCTGCCGCCTATCGCGGGCTGATCGCTCGCCACCTGCCGAGCGCAGCACCTGCTATAGCTGAAACACCTGACACGGCTGTCAACGGCAAGACTCGTATTTCCTGA
- the ybaK gene encoding Cys-tRNA(Pro) deacylase, whose product MTPALDLLKKVRAEHRIHSYEHDPKAASYGLEAAEKLGLDPAQVFKTLLASSEKGELLVAVVPVVGSLDLKALAHAAGVKKVEMADPAAAQRSTGYLLGGISPLGQKKRLRTFIDETAQPFATIFVSAGRRGLEVELPAAVLAEHTQAKFAAIGRA is encoded by the coding sequence ATGACGCCCGCACTGGATTTGTTGAAAAAAGTTCGCGCCGAACATCGCATTCACAGTTATGAACATGACCCCAAGGCGGCGTCGTATGGTCTGGAAGCTGCGGAGAAATTGGGCCTCGACCCGGCGCAGGTGTTCAAGACGTTATTGGCGAGCAGCGAGAAGGGCGAATTGTTGGTGGCGGTGGTGCCGGTCGTCGGAAGTCTGGACTTGAAGGCGCTTGCCCATGCGGCTGGCGTAAAAAAGGTCGAAATGGCAGACCCGGCGGCAGCACAGCGGTCTACTGGCTATCTGTTGGGCGGAATCAGCCCGCTGGGGCAGAAGAAGCGCTTGCGCACGTTTATCGACGAAACGGCGCAACCCTTTGCAACGATTTTTGTCAGTGCCGGGAGGCGAGGGCTGGAGGTGGAATTGCCCGCCGCGGTACTGGCTGAACATACCCAAGCCAAATTCGCGGCCATCGGCCGGGCGTGA
- a CDS encoding ABC transporter ATP-binding protein, with the protein MSQPLLLNLRNLACGYQDQRVVQNLNLHLNAGDIGCLLGSSGCGKTTTLRAIAGFEPVHEGEISLAGEVISSAGFTLAPEKRRIGMVFQDYALFPHLSVADNIVFGIRKHPQKDRVVAELLELVNLKNLGKRFPHELSGGQQQRVALARALAPEPQLLLLDEPFSNLDGELRRKLSHEVRDILKARGTSAILVTHDQEEAFAVSDHVGVFKEGRLEQWDTPYNLYHEPQTPYVASFIGQGYFIRGRLNSPESVSTELGDLRGNRAYTWPTGGAVDVLLRPDDIVYAPDSALKARIVGKTFQGASTLYRLQLPTGAQLESIFPSHVDQQMGTDVGIRVAAEHLVLFQA; encoded by the coding sequence ATGAGCCAGCCATTACTGCTGAACCTGCGCAATCTGGCATGCGGCTATCAAGATCAACGGGTGGTGCAGAACCTCAACCTGCACCTCAATGCCGGTGACATCGGTTGCCTGCTTGGCTCGTCCGGTTGCGGCAAGACCACCACCTTGCGCGCCATTGCCGGCTTTGAACCGGTACACGAAGGCGAAATCAGCCTGGCGGGCGAAGTCATCTCCAGTGCTGGTTTCACCCTGGCACCGGAGAAACGGCGTATTGGCATGGTGTTCCAGGATTACGCACTGTTCCCGCACTTGAGCGTGGCAGACAACATCGTCTTTGGTATTCGCAAACATCCGCAAAAGGATCGTGTGGTCGCCGAGCTGCTGGAACTGGTCAACCTCAAGAATCTGGGCAAGCGCTTCCCTCATGAGCTTTCCGGTGGCCAGCAACAACGCGTCGCGCTCGCCCGCGCCCTAGCGCCAGAGCCGCAACTGTTGCTATTGGATGAACCCTTTTCCAACCTCGATGGCGAATTGCGCCGCAAGCTCAGCCATGAAGTGCGCGACATCCTCAAGGCACGCGGCACCAGTGCGATCCTGGTGACCCACGACCAGGAAGAAGCCTTTGCGGTCAGCGACCATGTCGGCGTGTTCAAGGAAGGTCGTCTGGAGCAATGGGACACGCCCTACAACCTTTACCACGAACCGCAGACGCCCTATGTCGCCAGCTTTATCGGCCAGGGTTACTTCATTCGAGGTCGCTTGAACTCACCGGAGTCAGTGAGCACCGAACTGGGAGACCTGCGCGGCAATCGCGCCTATACCTGGCCCACAGGTGGCGCGGTGGATGTTCTGCTACGCCCGGACGACATCGTCTACGCGCCGGACAGCGCATTGAAAGCCCGGATCGTCGGCAAGACGTTCCAGGGCGCCTCGACCTTGTACCGGTTGCAACTGCCAACGGGCGCTCAGCTGGAATCGATTTTCCCCAGCCATGTTGATCAACAGATGGGGACGGATGTGGGGATTCGAGTGGCGGCCGAGCATCTGGTGCTGTTCCAGGCGTAA
- the argF gene encoding ornithine carbamoyltransferase yields MSARHFLSLMDCTPEELVSVIRRGIELKDLRNRGVLFEPLKNRVLGMIFEKSSTRTRLSFEAGMIQLGGQAIFLSPRDTQLGRGEPISDCAIVMSRMLDAVMIRTFAHSTLTEFAANSRVPVINGLSDDLHPCQLLADMQTFLEHRGSIQGKTVAWIGDGNNMCNSYIEAAIQFDFHLRIACPEGYEPSAEFMARADGRVQLLRDPKDAVVGAHLVSTDVWTSMGQEDETAKRLARFAPFQVTRALLDTAAPDVLFMHCLPAHRGEEISLDLLDDPRSVAWDQAENRLHAQKALLEFLVPPSYHHA; encoded by the coding sequence ATGAGCGCAAGGCACTTTCTCTCCCTGATGGATTGCACGCCCGAAGAGCTGGTCAGCGTGATCCGTCGAGGCATTGAGCTTAAAGACCTGCGTAACCGCGGCGTACTGTTTGAGCCCTTGAAAAACCGTGTACTGGGGATGATCTTCGAGAAGTCCTCGACTCGTACACGCCTGTCTTTCGAAGCCGGCATGATCCAGCTGGGTGGCCAGGCGATCTTCCTGTCCCCGCGTGATACCCAACTGGGCCGTGGCGAGCCGATCAGCGATTGCGCCATCGTCATGTCGCGGATGCTCGATGCCGTAATGATCCGTACCTTCGCCCACAGCACCCTGACCGAATTTGCCGCCAACTCGCGCGTGCCGGTGATCAACGGGCTGTCCGACGACCTGCACCCCTGCCAGTTGCTGGCCGACATGCAAACCTTCCTCGAACACCGCGGTTCGATCCAGGGCAAGACCGTGGCCTGGATCGGTGACGGCAACAACATGTGCAACAGCTATATAGAAGCGGCGATCCAGTTCGACTTCCACCTGCGTATCGCTTGCCCTGAAGGCTACGAGCCGAGCGCCGAGTTCATGGCCAGGGCCGATGGCCGCGTGCAGTTGCTGCGTGATCCGAAGGATGCGGTGGTTGGCGCACACCTGGTCAGCACCGACGTCTGGACCTCCATGGGCCAGGAAGACGAAACGGCCAAGCGCCTGGCCCGGTTCGCACCATTCCAGGTGACACGCGCCCTGCTCGATACAGCAGCGCCGGATGTACTGTTCATGCACTGCCTGCCTGCTCACCGAGGTGAGGAAATCAGCCTCGACCTGCTCGATGACCCACGCTCTGTCGCCTGGGACCAGGCCGAAAATCGCCTGCATGCGCAAAAAGCCTTGCTCGAGTTTCTCGTCCCACCGTCGTACCACCACGCATGA
- a CDS encoding molybdopterin oxidoreductase family protein → MTKTLHHRACHLCEAICGLTLETTQAEDGRLAITSIKGDPLDSFSRGHICPKAVALQDIQNDPDRLHQPMLRVGNEWQPISWESAFALVAERLAGIQARHGQNAVAVYQGNPSVHNYGLMTHSNYFLGLLKTRNRFSATSVDQLPHHLTSHLMYGHGLLLPIPDIDHTDFMLILGGNPLASNGSIMTVPDVEKRLKAIQARGGKVVVVDPRRSETAAIADQHLFVRPGGDAALLFGVLNTLFAEGLTRASHLPVEGLDDVRRAIANFTAEAMSRQCAVPAEQIRQLARDFAAADKAVCYGRMGVSTQAFGTLCHWLVQLINLVTGNLDRVGGALCTTPAVDLVASTGGGHFNRWQSRVSGRPEYGGELPVSALAEEMLTEGEGQIRALVTVAGNPVLSTPNGRQLEQALDGLEFMVSVDLYINETTRYADLILPSTSALENDHYDTTFNMFAVRNVTRFNRAILPKPAGALHDWEIFVGLAKAFAAQTGVSLKPTMPPAQMIDFGLRAGTYGDASAHKLSVAMLADHPHGVDLGPLQPNLGARLKTADGKVQAAPPVILADLSRFAAQPVPAVDELLLIGRRHVRSNNSWMHNYHRLVKGKPRHQLLMHPDDLASRQLSDGQRVRVSSRIGMIEVEVVASADMMQGVVSLPHGWGHDRPGVQMSIASGQPGASANDLTDERQLDELSGNAALNGVPVQVAAA, encoded by the coding sequence ATGACCAAGACTCTCCATCACCGTGCCTGCCACCTGTGCGAAGCCATCTGCGGCCTGACCCTGGAAACGACTCAAGCCGAAGACGGTCGCCTGGCGATCACCTCGATCAAGGGCGACCCCCTGGACAGCTTCAGCCGCGGACACATCTGCCCCAAGGCCGTAGCGCTGCAGGATATCCAGAATGACCCGGACCGCTTGCACCAGCCAATGCTGCGGGTTGGCAACGAATGGCAGCCGATCTCATGGGAAAGTGCCTTTGCGCTTGTAGCCGAACGCCTTGCGGGTATCCAGGCCCGGCATGGCCAGAACGCGGTGGCGGTTTACCAAGGCAACCCCAGCGTGCACAACTATGGGCTGATGACGCACAGCAATTATTTTCTTGGCCTTTTGAAGACGCGCAACCGGTTCTCTGCAACCTCCGTCGACCAGTTGCCCCACCATCTGACCAGTCACCTGATGTACGGCCATGGCTTGCTGCTGCCGATCCCGGACATCGACCACACCGACTTCATGCTGATTCTGGGTGGCAACCCGCTGGCGTCCAATGGCAGCATCATGACCGTGCCCGATGTGGAGAAACGCCTCAAAGCCATTCAGGCACGGGGCGGTAAAGTGGTGGTGGTCGACCCTCGACGCAGCGAGACGGCGGCGATTGCCGATCAGCATCTGTTCGTACGCCCCGGCGGTGATGCGGCGTTGTTGTTCGGGGTGCTCAACACCCTGTTTGCTGAAGGGCTGACCCGCGCCAGCCATTTGCCGGTTGAAGGCCTGGACGACGTACGCCGGGCGATCGCCAACTTTACCGCCGAGGCCATGAGCCGCCAATGTGCAGTGCCTGCCGAGCAGATCCGTCAATTGGCGCGAGACTTTGCCGCCGCCGATAAAGCGGTGTGCTACGGACGCATGGGCGTCTCGACCCAGGCGTTCGGCACGTTGTGTCATTGGCTGGTGCAGTTGATCAACCTGGTGACCGGCAACCTGGATCGGGTGGGAGGTGCGTTGTGCACCACACCAGCGGTGGACCTGGTGGCGTCGACTGGCGGCGGGCATTTCAATCGCTGGCAAAGCCGCGTGTCCGGGCGTCCCGAGTACGGCGGAGAGCTGCCGGTGTCAGCCTTGGCCGAAGAAATGCTCACCGAAGGTGAAGGGCAAATCCGCGCCCTGGTGACGGTGGCCGGCAACCCGGTCCTGTCGACGCCCAATGGCCGTCAACTTGAGCAGGCGCTGGATGGGTTGGAGTTCATGGTCAGTGTCGATCTCTACATCAACGAAACCACGCGTTATGCCGACCTGATCCTGCCGTCAACGTCGGCATTGGAAAATGACCACTACGACACCACCTTCAACATGTTCGCGGTGCGCAATGTCACGCGCTTCAACCGCGCGATCCTGCCAAAACCCGCAGGCGCGCTGCACGATTGGGAAATTTTCGTCGGCTTGGCCAAAGCCTTTGCGGCGCAGACCGGCGTGTCACTAAAACCGACAATGCCGCCCGCGCAAATGATCGATTTCGGGCTGCGCGCCGGTACTTATGGGGATGCGTCTGCACATAAGCTGTCGGTGGCGATGCTGGCCGATCACCCCCACGGCGTGGACCTGGGGCCGCTCCAGCCAAACTTGGGCGCGCGGCTGAAAACCGCCGATGGCAAGGTGCAGGCGGCACCGCCGGTGATCCTGGCGGACCTGTCGCGTTTTGCCGCGCAACCGGTGCCTGCGGTGGACGAACTGCTGCTGATTGGTCGCCGTCATGTGCGCAGCAATAATTCGTGGATGCATAACTATCACCGGCTGGTGAAGGGCAAGCCGCGCCATCAACTGTTGATGCACCCCGACGATCTGGCCAGTCGGCAGTTGAGCGATGGCCAGCGGGTGCGAGTGAGTTCGCGCATCGGCATGATCGAAGTGGAAGTCGTGGCCAGCGCGGACATGATGCAGGGTGTGGTCAGCCTGCCTCACGGTTGGGGTCATGATCGTCCGGGCGTGCAGATGAGCATCGCAAGCGGCCAGCCGGGTGCGAGTGCGAATGACTTGACCGACGAGCGGCAATTGGATGAGTTATCGGGTAATGCGGCGCTCAATGGGGTGCCGGTGCAAGTGGCGGCTGCGTGA
- the grxD gene encoding Grx4 family monothiol glutaredoxin has protein sequence MDIIETIKDQIANNTILLYMKGAPNAPQCGFSAKASQAIMACGEKFAYVDILQNPEIRANLPKYANWPTFPQLWVAGELVGGSDIITEMAADGSLQALIKDAAEKAAAKTEA, from the coding sequence ATGGATATCATCGAAACGATCAAAGACCAGATTGCCAACAACACCATTCTGCTCTACATGAAGGGCGCGCCTAACGCTCCTCAGTGCGGTTTTTCCGCAAAAGCCTCCCAGGCCATCATGGCGTGTGGCGAGAAGTTCGCCTACGTGGATATCCTGCAGAATCCGGAAATTCGCGCCAATCTGCCAAAGTACGCCAACTGGCCGACTTTCCCACAACTGTGGGTAGCCGGTGAGCTGGTTGGCGGCAGCGATATCATCACTGAAATGGCAGCAGACGGTTCGCTGCAAGCGCTGATCAAAGACGCAGCGGAAAAAGCGGCAGCCAAGACTGAAGCTTGA